The genomic region TACGGCGGCGTGGGCGTTCTCGGCTTTAAATCGACCGCCTACGAACTCGGTACGGGCCGCGTCCGCCGCTTTACCAAGAACAACCTCGGCGACGGCGTCCTGCGGGAAGCCGGTTACGAAGCCGACTGGGTGATTCCGGTGGGGTTTGCGGTGCATTACGAACTGAGCCCGCGCTTTGACTTGGGGCTGGATTTCCGGGTTAACCACGTCAACACGGAGCGTCTGGACGCTACCATCGGCGGTCAGGAAAACAACACCAGCGTCTTCGACCTGTCGGGCGCCCGCGGGGCTTTTGACAACCAGCTCACCCGCCGCGGTAACTCGGCCCTCGACAAGTACGGCTACGGGGCGTTTATGCTGACCTACAAACTCGGCAAGCGCGCCATCCGCGTTCAGAAAGTGAACGGCAAGTACGAATACGACACCACGCAGGGCGTTTACCACCTGCGCTGGACCGATCCGCGGAGCCTCATCAAGCCGCCGGTCATCCTGACGCTCGAACAGATCGACTCCGTGGCCAAAGCCAACCGCCCGAAAGACATCGACCCGCGCCTGCTGACCGATACGGACAACGACGGCGTTTCGGACTACTTCGACCGTCAGCCCAACACACCGGCCGGTAGCATCGTTTCCGGTGCCGGGGAAGCCATCGACTTCGACAAGTACGTAAGCGCCGCGCTGCCGGGAGTAGCCTGCGCCGAAATCTTCGCCAACGTGCAGTTTGATACCGACAAGAACATTATCAAGCCGCAGTACCACGAAATGCTGAACCGGGTGGTGGAACTGATGAACAAAACGCAGTGCCGCCTGCAACTCTCCGGTCACGCCGACCGCCGGGCTTCGGACCGGTACAACGTAGCCCTGTCGCGCCGCCGCGTGGAAGCCGTTCGGAACTACCTCGTTCAGGCCGGTCTGAACGACGCAAACCGGATCGTGATCGACTACTTTGGCTCGTTCAAGCCGGTTGGAGACAACTCCCGCCCGGGTCTGCAGAAGAACCGTCGTGTCGAACTCCGCCTGGTTCCGTAAGCGCGTAAATACTTAAAATTGAAAGAAAAAGCCCCGGAGGTGTTACCTTCCGGGGCTTTTTCCGTCTAAAATAGCAATTCTGATAATTCGTCCCCCAAAACCAGAACGTCTTATCGGTCACGAGCCACCATAACTTTACCATCCGTACCCGTGCCCTTCATCTCTCCGGAAAACTGCGTCGGTAGTCGGCGGATCACCGCGGTTTTGCTGGTACTGTTTCAAACCTGCTGCTTCGTGAGCCACGCGCAGAAACGGGCGGAGTTGACGCCGGAACAACTGCGGCAGTTTGTGCTGAGTGCCAAAGCCAGCGGCCTGACCGAAAAGCAGATGGAGGACCTGGCGCGCACGCGCGGGTTTACCGCCGCCGACCTGACCGAACTGCGTCAGCGGCTGGAAAGTGAACAGAAGCCGCAGTCCGTCGAAAGCCCGGCTCCGCCGGTTTCGCGCACGCTGCCGGCGGACCTCACGCCGCCGGTTCCCCTGTCCAGCAAAAAGCCCGACGAACCGACCCAAGTACCCGTCTTTGGCGCGGCCCTGTTTTCGGGCAGTTCGCTCACTTTCGAACCCAATTTGCGTCTGGCCACCCCGCGAAACTACCAGCTGGGTCCGGATGATGAGCTACAGATTGAAATTTACGGCAACGCCCAGCATTCCTATCGTCCCAAA from Tellurirhabdus rosea harbors:
- a CDS encoding OmpA family protein, with protein sequence MKKVSLFVKAAGLALLASAGAFAQYNPKASYEGPAKLNTWSVSIHGGPTQFFGDLREYDFYPVGQTNIDSYNERRSAFVGVAVGKQLSHLFGLQLGGSFGNLVGMKRRIYNSYFRSNFIQGDLTASVNLKSLLFGVNKMKRWKMDAYGGVGVLGFKSTAYELGTGRVRRFTKNNLGDGVLREAGYEADWVIPVGFAVHYELSPRFDLGLDFRVNHVNTERLDATIGGQENNTSVFDLSGARGAFDNQLTRRGNSALDKYGYGAFMLTYKLGKRAIRVQKVNGKYEYDTTQGVYHLRWTDPRSLIKPPVILTLEQIDSVAKANRPKDIDPRLLTDTDNDGVSDYFDRQPNTPAGSIVSGAGEAIDFDKYVSAALPGVACAEIFANVQFDTDKNIIKPQYHEMLNRVVELMNKTQCRLQLSGHADRRASDRYNVALSRRRVEAVRNYLVQAGLNDANRIVIDYFGSFKPVGDNSRPGLQKNRRVELRLVP